A portion of the Streptomyces sp. NBC_00376 genome contains these proteins:
- a CDS encoding M23 family metallopeptidase, whose amino-acid sequence MNDQHPHAGYAGYDSDATGSFDSDPLFGSLPGGHDGTYGSGYGAGQSGYSGQYDSTQWDTGAHPTTSYEAYTAYPAQSQQQYEAGPTYDTTATWTPAADYGTETATATDTATFAGIPAQGGAPDATAQWDTSGWQTNDPWSTGETAVYDSGVYDATAWNTGATPEHEQQIAQTTETAQVSYEAQSAHSAHEALGTRETYADPGSYDLYDPYAPYAAATAADSTTDAGIAADKDDIAADDVHDAATISVAAITDVAEAVPEPRRSVGRSATRGGGAGRSRRRSPAKRSALLTVAIPSACVMSVAGIAAASVAGLGGEDKKDDNTTMAAADPDSVKPVAANNKLDTQLANLSADAENFADRASRTQERIDLRERQAAEKKKREEEAARKEALRPKFVMPVKRHGLSAYFGQAGVNWMSVHTGIDFPVLQGTPVMAATDGTVRTQLNSAYGNMAIVTMADGTETWYCHLSATKIRSGPVKAGDVIAYSGDTGNSTGPHLHFEVRPGGGAAVDPLPWLRSHGVNPT is encoded by the coding sequence GTGAACGACCAGCACCCCCACGCCGGGTACGCCGGATACGACAGTGATGCGACCGGCAGCTTCGACAGCGATCCGCTCTTCGGCTCGCTCCCCGGCGGCCACGACGGCACGTACGGCAGCGGCTACGGTGCCGGACAATCCGGGTACAGCGGCCAGTACGACTCCACGCAGTGGGACACGGGCGCACACCCGACCACCTCGTACGAGGCCTACACCGCGTACCCCGCACAGTCCCAGCAGCAGTACGAGGCGGGGCCGACGTACGACACCACGGCCACCTGGACGCCCGCGGCCGACTACGGCACGGAGACGGCCACCGCGACCGACACCGCCACGTTCGCCGGGATCCCGGCACAGGGCGGCGCCCCGGACGCCACGGCCCAGTGGGACACCAGCGGCTGGCAGACGAACGACCCGTGGTCCACGGGCGAAACGGCCGTCTACGACTCCGGCGTGTACGACGCCACCGCCTGGAACACCGGCGCCACGCCCGAGCACGAGCAGCAAATCGCGCAAACCACGGAAACCGCACAGGTGTCCTACGAGGCGCAGTCGGCACATTCGGCACATGAGGCGCTCGGAACCCGCGAGACCTACGCCGACCCGGGCTCCTACGACCTCTACGACCCGTACGCGCCCTACGCCGCCGCCACTGCCGCAGACAGCACGACTGACGCGGGCATCGCGGCCGACAAGGACGACATCGCAGCGGACGATGTCCATGACGCGGCCACCATCAGCGTCGCGGCCATCACGGACGTCGCGGAGGCCGTGCCCGAACCGCGCCGCTCCGTCGGCCGCTCCGCAACCCGCGGCGGCGGCGCCGGCCGCAGCCGGCGGCGTTCCCCCGCGAAGCGTTCCGCGCTCCTGACCGTCGCCATCCCCTCCGCCTGCGTGATGAGCGTGGCCGGAATCGCCGCGGCCTCGGTCGCCGGGCTGGGCGGCGAGGACAAGAAGGACGACAACACCACGATGGCGGCGGCCGACCCCGACTCCGTCAAGCCGGTCGCCGCCAACAACAAGCTGGACACCCAGCTCGCCAACCTCAGCGCCGACGCGGAGAACTTCGCCGACCGCGCCAGCCGCACCCAGGAGCGCATCGACCTGCGGGAGCGGCAGGCCGCCGAGAAGAAGAAGCGCGAGGAAGAGGCCGCCCGCAAGGAGGCCCTGCGCCCCAAGTTCGTCATGCCGGTCAAGCGGCACGGCCTCAGCGCGTACTTCGGCCAGGCGGGCGTCAACTGGATGTCCGTGCACACGGGCATCGACTTCCCCGTCCTGCAGGGCACGCCCGTGATGGCCGCGACGGACGGCACCGTGCGCACCCAGCTGAACAGCGCCTACGGGAACATGGCCATCGTCACCATGGCCGACGGGACCGAGACCTGGTACTGCCACCTCAGCGCCACCAAGATCCGCTCGGGCCCGGTCAAGGCCGGTGACGTCATCGCGTACTCGGGCGACACCGGGAACTCGACCGGCCCGCACCTGCACTTCGAGGTGCGCCCCGGTGGCGGAGCGGCAGTGGACCCGCTGCCCTGGCTCCGCAGCCACGGCGTCAACCCGACCTGA
- a CDS encoding cobalamin B12-binding domain-containing protein yields the protein MGVTGPIRVVVAKPGLDGHDRGAKVIARALRDAGMEVIYTGLHQTPEQIVDTAIQEDADAIGLSILSGAHNTLFAKVIELLKEREAEDIKVFGGGIIPEADIAPLKDQGVAEIFTPGATTTSIVDWVNANVRHPAEA from the coding sequence ATGGGTGTGACCGGTCCGATCCGTGTGGTGGTGGCGAAGCCGGGCCTGGACGGCCATGATCGCGGGGCCAAGGTGATCGCGAGGGCGCTGCGCGATGCGGGCATGGAGGTCATCTACACCGGGCTCCACCAGACGCCCGAGCAGATCGTGGACACCGCGATCCAGGAGGATGCCGACGCGATCGGCCTCTCGATCCTCTCCGGTGCGCACAACACTCTCTTCGCCAAGGTGATCGAGCTGTTGAAGGAGCGCGAGGCGGAGGACATCAAGGTCTTCGGCGGCGGCATCATCCCGGAGGCGGACATCGCACCGCTGAAGGACCAGGGCGTCGCGGAGATCTTCACCCCGGGTGCCACGACGACGTCGATCGTCGACTGGGTCAACGCGAACGTCCGCCACCCCGCGGAAGCCTGA
- a CDS encoding MmpS family transport accessory protein — MSHTVRNTRNTRSVRNLRSVRAAACAAVVLGLGLGLAGCYGTADQVDKAVDEVVDETFEVTYEVTGTGVDEIQFHGGGGKAMEPKIETVKSPTLPWRKTVTLRGIMPPAVMPIAVDANGADISCSITHKGKVIKEAKGEGMLTAGGCVAVSPVAG, encoded by the coding sequence ATGAGCCACACCGTTCGCAACACCCGCAACACCCGCAGCGTCCGTAACCTTCGCTCCGTCCGGGCCGCCGCCTGCGCGGCCGTCGTGCTCGGCCTCGGCCTGGGCCTGGCCGGCTGCTACGGGACGGCCGACCAGGTGGACAAGGCCGTGGACGAGGTGGTGGACGAGACGTTCGAGGTCACCTACGAGGTCACCGGCACGGGCGTCGACGAGATCCAGTTCCACGGCGGCGGGGGCAAGGCGATGGAGCCGAAGATCGAGACGGTCAAGTCGCCCACCCTGCCCTGGCGGAAGACCGTCACACTGCGCGGGATCATGCCGCCCGCGGTCATGCCGATCGCCGTCGACGCGAACGGGGCCGACATCTCCTGCTCGATCACGCACAAGGGCAAGGTGATCAAGGAGGCGAAGGGGGAGGGCATGCTCACCGCGGGCGGCTGCGTGGCCGTCTCACCGGTGGCCGGCTGA
- a CDS encoding C40 family peptidase: MPALASHRKPRTRVRTSAPAIGLTTAALASVTLLSTQSAVAAPDPKPSVEDVQKKVDDLYRQAGTATQQYNQAKEASAAQRAKVDALLDDVAKRADKLNDARRTLGTYAAAQYRNGSIAPSATFFLADDPQSYFDQSQLMDRMTSRQQKAITDFRAQQAKAAKKRAEAVRSLETLTTTQATLRTSKQDVRTKLGEARTLLSKLTAEEKARLAEIERKKEAEAERKAQELAKQQAEADRKAEEAAKESGSGSGTGTGTGTGSDSGATTKAEQVLAFARAQIGKPYVWGATGPASYDCSGLTQAAWKAAGVDIPRTTWDQVEIGTRVATADLRPGDLVFFYDDISHVGIYKGDGMMIHAPKPGANVREESIYYMPIYGSVRPA; the protein is encoded by the coding sequence ATGCCGGCCTTGGCATCCCATCGCAAGCCGCGCACCCGGGTGCGCACCTCCGCACCGGCCATCGGTCTCACCACGGCGGCCCTGGCGTCCGTGACCCTGCTCTCCACGCAGAGCGCGGTGGCCGCGCCCGATCCGAAGCCCAGTGTCGAGGACGTCCAGAAGAAGGTCGACGACCTCTACCGGCAGGCGGGCACCGCGACCCAGCAGTACAACCAGGCGAAGGAAGCCTCCGCCGCCCAGCGCGCCAAGGTCGACGCCCTGCTGGACGACGTCGCGAAGCGCGCCGACAAGCTCAACGACGCCCGCAGGACGCTCGGCACCTACGCGGCCGCGCAGTACCGCAACGGTTCCATAGCGCCGAGCGCCACGTTCTTCCTGGCCGACGACCCGCAGTCGTACTTCGACCAGAGCCAGCTGATGGACCGGATGACCAGCCGGCAGCAGAAGGCGATCACGGACTTCCGTGCGCAGCAGGCCAAGGCGGCCAAGAAGCGCGCCGAGGCGGTGCGGAGCCTGGAGACGCTGACGACGACGCAGGCCACGCTGCGCACCAGCAAGCAGGACGTCCGGACGAAGCTGGGCGAGGCGCGCACGCTGCTGTCGAAGCTCACCGCCGAGGAGAAGGCGCGGCTCGCGGAGATCGAGCGCAAGAAGGAGGCGGAGGCCGAGCGCAAGGCCCAGGAGCTGGCGAAGCAGCAGGCCGAGGCGGACCGCAAGGCCGAGGAGGCCGCGAAGGAGTCGGGGAGCGGCAGCGGTACCGGGACGGGCACCGGAACCGGCTCGGACAGCGGCGCCACCACCAAGGCGGAGCAGGTGCTCGCCTTCGCCAGGGCCCAGATCGGCAAGCCGTACGTCTGGGGCGCGACGGGCCCGGCGTCGTACGACTGCTCCGGGCTCACCCAGGCCGCGTGGAAGGCGGCGGGGGTCGACATCCCGCGCACCACGTGGGACCAGGTCGAGATCGGCACCCGGGTCGCCACGGCGGACCTGCGGCCGGGGGACCTCGTCTTCTTCTACGACGACATCAGCCACGTCGGCATCTACAAGGGCGACGGGATGATGATCCACGCGCCGAAGCCCGGGGCGAACGTGCGCGAGGAGTCGATCTACTACATGCCGATCTACGGCAGCGTGCGGCCCGCGTAG
- a CDS encoding DUF5691 domain-containing protein, which translates to MPRTITPAPWEELVTTALLGTDRRPAAGDGGPAGLLDAAALHTVRRRAGLLPAAPSTRPAPAPVDPRPPLPPAARRRLAQLLADRSASGGSGGRRGTAPDLTELIPQWLATANQRGFRAPAALLPALLDAARARTDLRPQALAFAGPRGLWLAGLNPEWKFALRGSSGGSSLPDPTEPEAVTRLWEEGLFAERVALLGAVRAHDPSAALALLATTWATERAEDRLMFLDSLRTGLSAVDEPFLEQALSDRSRNVRSTAAELLSALPESAFAGRMAARALSCVSPDLTGDEASIAVEAPHECDAAMERDGVVAAPPSGRGERSWWLGQLVEATPLATWPARFAGRSAREVVGLPVADGWAEELHAAWCRATVRQRDPEWARALLGAPSAPPSNGPGTTSLAERSKLLGILPAAERAGWVADFIAAHGLSEAFQLLGVCPTPWAEPLGRAVVDALDIARDAGSYPWSFSGVMGLAERCLNPAEADRLEVLTTTPDEPENASPGANGYWSEAFQRLVSTLRLRAAMDSELTPA; encoded by the coding sequence ATGCCTCGCACCATCACACCCGCACCGTGGGAAGAGCTCGTCACCACGGCGCTGCTCGGCACCGACCGCCGCCCGGCGGCGGGAGACGGCGGCCCTGCCGGGCTGCTGGACGCGGCAGCGCTCCACACCGTGCGGCGCAGGGCGGGTCTGCTGCCCGCCGCCCCCTCCACCCGGCCCGCACCGGCGCCCGTCGACCCGCGGCCGCCGCTGCCCCCGGCCGCCCGGCGCAGGCTCGCCCAACTGCTGGCGGACCGGTCGGCATCGGGCGGCTCGGGCGGCCGTCGCGGTACGGCACCCGATCTCACGGAGCTGATCCCGCAGTGGCTGGCCACCGCCAACCAGCGGGGCTTCCGGGCCCCGGCCGCGCTGCTCCCCGCCCTGCTCGACGCGGCCAGGGCCCGGACGGACCTGCGGCCGCAGGCCCTGGCCTTCGCCGGGCCGCGCGGACTCTGGCTGGCCGGGCTGAACCCCGAGTGGAAGTTCGCGCTGCGCGGTTCGTCCGGCGGCTCGTCACTGCCCGACCCGACGGAGCCGGAAGCGGTCACCCGGCTGTGGGAGGAGGGGCTGTTCGCCGAGCGGGTCGCCCTGCTCGGCGCTGTTCGTGCACACGATCCCTCGGCGGCGCTCGCACTGCTCGCGACCACCTGGGCCACCGAGCGGGCCGAGGACCGGCTGATGTTCCTGGACTCACTGCGCACCGGACTGTCCGCGGTCGACGAGCCCTTCCTGGAACAGGCACTCTCCGACCGAAGCCGCAATGTCCGCTCGACAGCCGCCGAACTGCTCTCCGCACTGCCGGAGTCGGCGTTCGCCGGCCGGATGGCGGCCCGTGCGCTGTCCTGCGTGAGCCCGGACCTCACCGGCGACGAGGCCTCGATCGCCGTGGAGGCACCGCACGAATGCGACGCCGCGATGGAGCGTGACGGCGTGGTGGCGGCGCCGCCTTCCGGGCGGGGGGAACGGTCGTGGTGGCTCGGCCAGTTGGTGGAGGCGACCCCGCTCGCCACCTGGCCGGCGCGGTTCGCCGGCCGCTCCGCCCGGGAGGTCGTCGGCCTGCCCGTCGCGGACGGCTGGGCCGAGGAACTGCACGCGGCATGGTGCCGGGCGACGGTGCGGCAGCGGGATCCCGAGTGGGCCCGCGCGCTGCTCGGCGCCCCCTCCGCACCTCCGTCGAACGGCCCCGGCACGACATCGCTCGCCGAACGGTCGAAGCTCCTCGGCATACTCCCCGCGGCCGAACGGGCCGGCTGGGTGGCCGACTTCATAGCCGCGCACGGGCTGTCGGAGGCCTTCCAGCTCCTGGGGGTCTGCCCGACACCCTGGGCCGAGCCGCTGGGCCGCGCGGTCGTCGACGCCCTGGACATCGCCCGGGACGCGGGCAGCTACCCCTGGAGCTTCAGCGGCGTGATGGGCCTCGCCGAACGCTGCCTGAACCCGGCCGAGGCGGACCGCCTGGAGGTCCTCACCACCACCCCGGACGAACCGGAGAACGCCTCACCGGGCGCGAACGGCTACTGGTCCGAGGCCTTCCAACGGCTGGTCTCCACTTTGCGGCTGCGCGCGGCGATGGACTCGGAGCTGACCCCGGCCTGA
- the pcrA gene encoding DNA helicase PcrA, whose protein sequence is MSSLFDDSFLAGLQHSEEEPPPPPEDSAPEAVPEDLFAGVFDGPPPPRDAYYRDGAHRPVIDSAALLDGLNTEQRAAVVHAGSPLLIVAGAGSGKTRVLTHRIAHLLAERGVHPGQILAITFTNKAAGEMKERVEQLVGPRANAMWVMTFHSACVRILRRESKRLGFTSSFSIYDAADSKRLMALVCRDLDLDPKRFPPKSFTAKVSNLKNELIDEETFAGQAADGFEKTLAQAYAMYQSRLREANALDFDDIIMTTVHLLQAFPDVAEHYRRRFRHVLVDEYQDTNHAQYTLVRELVGPAGEGDAPAELCVVGDADQSIYAFRGATIRNILQFEEDYPNATTILLEQNYRSTQTILSAANAVIERNESRRPKNLWTNAGTGARITGYVADTEHDEAQFVADEIDRLTDAGDAKAGDVAIFYRTNAQSRVFEEIFIRVGLPYKVVGGVRFYERKEVRDILAYLRVLANPEDTVPLRRILNVPKRGIGERAEAMIDALSMREKITFPQALRRVDEAYGMAARSANAVKRFNTLMEELRTIVESGAGPAVVLEAVLERTGYLAELQASTDPQDETRIENLQELAAVALEFEQERGAAGEEGADTAAGAGTAPGTGTLAEFLEKVALVADSDQIPDEDEDGSGVITLMTLHTAKGLEFPVVFLTGMEDGVFPHMRALGQVKELEEERRLAYVGITRARERLYLTRAAMRSAWGQPSYNPPSRFLEEIPDQHLEWKRTGPMAAPAGPTSGITSSLSSSRSRSGPSGFATRRTSDKPTVTLAVGDRVTHDQFGLGTVTAVEGIGDQAKATVDFGDERPKKLLLRYAPVEKL, encoded by the coding sequence ATGAGCAGCCTCTTTGACGACAGCTTCCTGGCCGGCCTCCAGCACTCGGAGGAAGAGCCCCCGCCGCCCCCCGAGGACTCCGCACCCGAAGCGGTGCCGGAGGACCTCTTCGCGGGCGTGTTCGACGGGCCCCCGCCGCCCAGGGACGCCTACTACCGCGACGGCGCGCACCGCCCCGTCATCGACTCGGCGGCGCTCCTCGACGGGCTGAACACCGAGCAGCGCGCCGCCGTCGTCCACGCGGGCTCCCCGCTGCTCATCGTCGCCGGGGCCGGCTCGGGCAAGACCCGGGTGCTGACCCACCGGATCGCCCACCTCCTCGCGGAGCGCGGGGTGCACCCCGGCCAGATCCTGGCGATCACCTTCACCAACAAGGCCGCCGGCGAGATGAAGGAGCGCGTCGAGCAGCTCGTCGGACCGCGCGCCAACGCGATGTGGGTCATGACCTTCCACAGCGCGTGCGTACGCATCCTGCGCCGCGAGTCGAAGCGGCTCGGCTTCACGTCGTCGTTCTCGATCTACGACGCCGCCGACTCCAAGCGGCTGATGGCCCTGGTCTGCCGCGATCTCGACCTGGACCCGAAGCGCTTCCCGCCGAAGTCGTTCACCGCCAAGGTCTCCAACCTGAAGAACGAGCTGATCGACGAGGAGACCTTCGCCGGCCAGGCCGCGGACGGCTTCGAGAAGACCCTCGCCCAGGCCTACGCGATGTACCAGTCCCGGCTGCGCGAGGCCAACGCGCTCGACTTCGACGACATCATCATGACGACGGTCCACCTGCTCCAGGCGTTCCCGGACGTCGCCGAGCACTACCGCCGCCGCTTCCGGCACGTCCTGGTCGACGAGTACCAGGACACCAACCACGCCCAGTACACCCTCGTACGCGAGCTGGTCGGCCCGGCGGGCGAGGGCGACGCCCCGGCCGAGCTGTGCGTCGTGGGTGACGCGGACCAGTCGATCTACGCCTTCCGCGGCGCGACCATCCGCAACATCCTCCAGTTCGAGGAGGACTACCCGAACGCGACGACGATCCTCCTGGAGCAGAACTACCGCTCCACGCAGACGATCCTGTCCGCCGCCAACGCGGTCATCGAGCGCAACGAGAGCCGCCGCCCCAAGAACCTCTGGACCAACGCCGGCACGGGCGCCCGGATCACCGGCTACGTCGCCGACACCGAGCACGACGAGGCGCAGTTCGTCGCCGACGAGATCGACCGGCTCACCGACGCCGGCGACGCCAAGGCCGGTGACGTCGCGATCTTCTACCGTACGAACGCGCAGTCCCGCGTCTTCGAAGAGATCTTCATCCGCGTCGGCCTGCCCTACAAGGTCGTCGGCGGCGTGCGCTTCTACGAGCGCAAGGAGGTCCGGGACATCCTGGCCTACCTGCGCGTCCTCGCCAATCCGGAGGACACCGTCCCGCTGCGCCGCATCCTCAACGTGCCCAAGCGCGGCATCGGCGAGCGCGCCGAGGCCATGATCGACGCGCTGTCGATGCGCGAGAAGATCACCTTCCCGCAGGCGCTGCGCCGGGTCGACGAGGCGTACGGCATGGCGGCCCGGTCGGCCAACGCCGTCAAGCGGTTCAACACGCTGATGGAGGAGTTGCGCACGATCGTCGAGTCGGGCGCGGGCCCCGCGGTGGTCCTGGAGGCCGTCCTGGAGCGCACGGGCTATCTCGCCGAGCTCCAGGCGTCCACCGACCCGCAGGACGAGACCCGGATCGAGAACCTTCAGGAACTGGCCGCCGTGGCGCTCGAATTCGAGCAGGAGCGCGGAGCGGCCGGCGAGGAGGGCGCGGACACGGCCGCCGGTGCGGGCACAGCCCCCGGCACGGGCACGCTCGCCGAGTTCCTGGAGAAGGTCGCGCTCGTCGCCGACTCCGACCAGATCCCCGACGAGGACGAGGACGGCTCCGGCGTCATCACGCTGATGACGCTGCACACCGCGAAGGGCCTCGAATTCCCGGTCGTCTTCCTGACCGGCATGGAGGACGGCGTCTTCCCGCACATGCGGGCGCTGGGACAGGTGAAGGAGCTGGAGGAGGAGCGGCGCCTCGCCTACGTCGGCATCACCCGGGCCCGCGAGCGGCTCTACCTGACCCGGGCCGCCATGCGCAGCGCGTGGGGGCAGCCCTCGTACAACCCGCCGTCGCGGTTCCTGGAGGAGATCCCGGACCAGCACCTGGAGTGGAAGCGGACCGGGCCGATGGCGGCACCGGCCGGACCGACGTCGGGGATCACCTCGTCGCTGTCCTCGTCGCGTTCGCGCTCCGGGCCCTCGGGCTTCGCGACCCGGCGTACCTCCGACAAGCCGACGGTCACGCTGGCCGTCGGGGACCGGGTCACGCACGACCAGTTCGGGCTCGGCACGGTCACGGCGGTCGAGGGCATCGGTGACCAGGCGAAGGCCACGGTCGACTTCGGCGACGAACGGCCGAAGAAGCTGCTGCTGCGGTACGCGCCGGTCGAGAAGCTGTAG
- a CDS encoding esterase/lipase family protein: MKDLPFLPPLLRRPCPLPTVQLSAALLKATALELAVLAGHVLIYPTGIPGERRAAPRPAGPQTTPPGATAPPEAAAPPSAPAPAGASVLPSEGDEHPPVVLLHGFIDNRSVFVLLRRCLARHGWRHLESLNYSPLTCDIRTAAELLGRHVEEICARTGHREVDIVGHSLGGLIARYYVQRLGGDQRVRTLITLGTPHGGTAVAPLASAHPIVRQMRTGSTPIEELRRPAPGCRTRFVSFWSELDRVIVPAEAACIDHPDLDARNVRVTGIGHLALPVHPAVAAAVRQALESREPTAEATGTIGAA; the protein is encoded by the coding sequence ATGAAGGACCTGCCTTTTCTCCCCCCGCTGCTGCGCCGACCGTGTCCGCTCCCCACCGTCCAGCTGTCAGCCGCGCTGCTGAAGGCCACCGCACTGGAGCTGGCGGTTCTCGCCGGGCATGTACTCATCTATCCCACCGGCATCCCGGGTGAACGGCGAGCCGCACCCCGCCCCGCCGGGCCGCAGACCACACCACCCGGCGCCACCGCACCTCCCGAAGCCGCCGCACCCCCCAGCGCACCCGCCCCGGCCGGGGCCTCCGTCCTCCCCTCCGAGGGCGACGAGCACCCCCCGGTCGTCCTGCTGCACGGCTTCATCGACAACCGTTCGGTCTTCGTCCTGCTGCGCCGCTGCCTCGCCCGGCACGGCTGGCGCCACCTGGAATCACTCAACTACTCACCGCTGACCTGCGACATCCGGACGGCGGCCGAGCTGCTCGGGCGGCATGTCGAGGAGATCTGCGCCCGCACCGGACACCGCGAGGTCGACATCGTCGGGCACAGCCTGGGCGGCCTGATCGCCCGCTACTACGTACAGCGACTCGGCGGTGACCAGCGGGTCCGTACGCTGATCACCCTCGGCACGCCGCACGGGGGCACGGCCGTCGCCCCCCTGGCGAGCGCCCATCCCATCGTGCGGCAGATGCGCACGGGCTCCACGCCGATCGAGGAGCTGCGCAGACCCGCGCCCGGCTGCCGCACCCGGTTCGTGAGCTTCTGGAGCGAGCTCGACCGGGTGATCGTCCCGGCCGAGGCGGCCTGCATCGACCATCCGGATCTGGACGCGCGGAACGTACGCGTCACCGGGATCGGCCATCTCGCGCTGCCGGTGCACCCGGCCGTCGCCGCCGCCGTCCGGCAGGCCCTGGAATCCCGCGAGCCGACGGCCGAGGCCACCGGAACCATAGGAGCCGCGTGA
- a CDS encoding SWIM zinc finger family protein, which yields MLLSHGGEPLRTAGPVARWTVEQVLALAPDDASRKAGSKLGAAGPWSGGGCDGSGAVWGQCKGSGSKPYLTVIDTAGPAYKCSCPSRKFPCKHALGLLLVWASGESALPEGEVPDWAGEWLTGRRERSAEKAEQRTAADGAPPRGPADPEAARRRAERRAERITGGAQELEERLTDLLRGGLAAADQPGYGLWEETAARMVDAQAPGLAARVRELGSIPASGPGWPARLLEECALLHLLDSAWLGIDRLPEPLAATVRTRVGLTAPAEGPPVRDHWLVLAQYDIPDGKIVARRIWLYGKETGRTALLLSFGAAGRSPGLALPVGVTIDAELTHHPGSGRLRAELGRQFGVPSPTGTPPPGDTAAAATRAYGDALREDPWLDAWPVTLRDVIPVPSGDGWQLVDAAGDAALPIAPAALSRPGLWKLVALSGGSPVTVFGECGHRGFDPFAAWSDGSDGSDRCSGSDGSYDGTGAGTGTRTGSGTGADSGIGRADAASGTVPLI from the coding sequence ATGCTGCTATCTCACGGGGGAGAACCCTTGCGCACCGCCGGTCCGGTGGCGCGCTGGACGGTGGAGCAGGTACTGGCCCTTGCTCCTGACGACGCGTCACGCAAGGCCGGGAGCAAGCTCGGTGCGGCCGGTCCGTGGTCGGGCGGCGGGTGCGACGGCTCGGGTGCGGTGTGGGGGCAGTGCAAGGGGAGCGGGAGCAAGCCGTATCTGACAGTGATCGACACCGCCGGCCCCGCGTACAAGTGCAGTTGCCCCAGCCGGAAGTTCCCGTGCAAGCACGCGCTGGGCCTGCTGCTGGTCTGGGCGTCGGGCGAGTCGGCCCTGCCCGAGGGCGAGGTGCCGGACTGGGCCGGAGAGTGGCTGACGGGCCGCCGTGAACGGTCGGCCGAGAAGGCGGAGCAGCGTACGGCGGCGGATGGCGCCCCGCCCAGGGGCCCGGCGGACCCGGAGGCCGCCCGGCGGCGGGCCGAGCGCCGGGCCGAGCGGATCACCGGCGGTGCGCAGGAGCTGGAGGAGCGGCTGACCGATCTGCTGCGCGGGGGGCTGGCGGCGGCCGATCAGCCGGGGTACGGGCTCTGGGAGGAGACGGCGGCCCGCATGGTCGACGCCCAGGCGCCCGGACTGGCGGCCCGGGTGCGGGAGCTGGGCTCCATACCGGCATCCGGTCCGGGCTGGCCGGCCCGGCTGTTGGAGGAGTGCGCGCTGCTGCATCTGCTGGACAGCGCCTGGCTGGGGATCGACCGGCTGCCGGAGCCGCTGGCGGCCACGGTCCGTACCCGGGTGGGGCTGACGGCCCCCGCCGAGGGCCCGCCGGTCCGCGACCACTGGCTGGTCCTCGCCCAGTACGACATCCCGGACGGCAAGATCGTCGCCCGCCGTATCTGGCTGTACGGGAAGGAGACGGGCCGCACGGCACTGCTGCTCTCCTTCGGAGCGGCCGGGCGCTCCCCCGGCCTGGCACTGCCGGTGGGCGTCACGATCGACGCCGAGCTGACACACCATCCGGGTTCCGGCCGGCTGCGGGCGGAGCTGGGCCGGCAGTTCGGTGTGCCGTCGCCGACCGGCACACCGCCACCGGGCGACACGGCAGCGGCCGCGACGCGCGCGTACGGAGACGCCCTGCGTGAGGACCCCTGGCTGGACGCCTGGCCGGTGACCTTGCGCGACGTCATACCCGTGCCGTCCGGGGACGGCTGGCAACTTGTGGACGCGGCGGGCGATGCGGCTCTGCCCATCGCCCCGGCGGCGCTGTCCCGGCCCGGACTGTGGAAGCTCGTCGCGCTCTCCGGCGGCTCTCCGGTCACGGTCTTCGGCGAATGCGGCCATCGCGGCTTCGACCCGTTCGCGGCCTGGTCGGACGGGTCCGACGGGTCGGACAGATGCAGCGGCTCCGACGGGTCCTACGACGGTACGGGAGCCGGAACCGGAACCCGAACCGGAAGCGGAACCGGAGCCGATTCCGGGATCGGTCGTGCCGACGCGGCGTCCGGGACCGTGCCGCTCATCTGA